A single region of the Streptomyces sp. ITFR-16 genome encodes:
- a CDS encoding MFS transporter — MAPLPEVAVRPAPTQRSGPVLACMSVCTALVVGFVAAINLAVPQLAASSLRPTSSDLLWIVDAYVVIFACLVIPAGAAGDKLGRKGVLLAGLGIFAGGAVVSALAPNVPIMLIGRAVTGLGAACVLPNCVGILLHATAPARRPHALAIWAAATGIGGVVGNVGGGAVLSAGSWRALFAAVALVAACCLAWAARSAPRSARHERTLDLPGTLLFVAAVVALLIGIIEGPEQGWAGTLVLTAFACGILLGAWWVRVELRVPHPMLDPRLFRNPALSSAALGMTLVFFGNFGLFYVNASLLQYGRGFTVLQAGLGIIPLTVPLLVGTRYVPALIGRIGVPATLSAAFLLTSGGLLGLSYASTMAYPVYAAGLVVIGLGIMLAAPCLTAQIASALPVERAGIAGGLQSATRELGSALGVAVVGTILTAGFTHHLPADLGRHTPLPRTVKEALTLAPADHTAITDAFTHGADTALRAAALVVLLAGAPVVAGACRARRTTPQ; from the coding sequence ATGGCTCCCCTACCGGAAGTCGCCGTGCGCCCGGCACCGACGCAGCGGTCCGGCCCGGTGCTCGCCTGCATGAGCGTGTGCACCGCCCTGGTCGTCGGGTTCGTCGCGGCGATCAACCTCGCGGTGCCGCAGCTGGCCGCGAGTTCTCTGCGGCCGACCTCGTCGGACCTGCTGTGGATCGTCGACGCCTATGTCGTGATCTTCGCCTGCCTGGTCATCCCCGCCGGCGCCGCCGGCGACAAGCTCGGACGCAAGGGCGTCCTGCTCGCGGGACTCGGCATATTCGCGGGCGGCGCCGTCGTGTCGGCTCTGGCACCGAACGTGCCGATCATGCTGATCGGACGCGCCGTCACGGGCCTCGGCGCGGCCTGCGTCCTGCCCAACTGCGTCGGCATCCTCCTGCACGCCACCGCTCCCGCCCGGCGCCCGCACGCACTGGCCATCTGGGCGGCGGCCACCGGCATCGGCGGCGTCGTCGGCAACGTCGGCGGGGGAGCGGTGCTGAGCGCGGGCTCCTGGCGCGCCCTGTTCGCGGCGGTCGCCCTCGTCGCGGCCTGCTGCCTGGCCTGGGCGGCGCGGTCCGCGCCGCGCAGCGCCCGCCACGAGCGCACCCTCGACCTGCCCGGCACACTGCTGTTCGTGGCCGCCGTCGTGGCCCTGCTCATCGGCATCATCGAAGGACCCGAACAGGGCTGGGCCGGCACGCTCGTCCTCACCGCCTTCGCCTGCGGCATCCTGCTGGGCGCGTGGTGGGTGCGCGTAGAACTGCGCGTCCCCCACCCCATGCTCGACCCCCGGCTGTTCCGCAATCCGGCACTCAGCAGCGCCGCCCTCGGCATGACCCTCGTCTTCTTCGGGAACTTCGGACTCTTCTACGTCAACGCCTCACTCCTGCAGTACGGCCGGGGCTTCACCGTCCTCCAGGCGGGGCTCGGGATCATCCCGCTGACCGTGCCGCTCCTGGTGGGCACCCGCTACGTCCCCGCGCTCATCGGCCGCATCGGCGTCCCCGCGACCCTCTCCGCAGCCTTCCTGCTCACCAGCGGCGGCCTGCTCGGCCTCTCGTACGCCTCGACCATGGCCTACCCCGTGTACGCGGCCGGACTGGTCGTCATCGGACTCGGCATCATGCTGGCCGCGCCCTGCCTGACCGCCCAGATCGCCTCCGCCCTGCCCGTCGAGCGGGCGGGCATCGCCGGAGGGCTCCAGTCCGCGACCCGCGAACTGGGCAGCGCCCTGGGCGTGGCCGTCGTTGGAACCATCCTCACCGCCGGGTTCACCCACCACCTGCCGGCCGACCTCGGCCGCCACACACCACTCCCGCGCACGGTGAAGGAAGCGCTCACGCTCGCCCCGGCGGACCACACCGCCATCACCGACGCGTTCACCCACGGCGCCGACACCGCGCTGCGCGCCGCCGCCCTCGTCGTGCTCCTCGCAGGAGCCCCCGTCGTCGCCGGCGCCTGCCGCGCCCGGCGCACCACCCCGCAGTAG
- a CDS encoding class I SAM-dependent methyltransferase: MPTHPYTLAEPRVAAALTRMFEAAGRDGQTVARMADVQPYDPDALTAQEQADAAQDVYMPISADGGKLLYNLVRATGPATVVEFGTSYGISTLHLASAVRDNGTGRVITTEMNRTKAAAARATFADTGLDDVITVLEGDALRTLAALGRPVDFLFLDGWKDLCLPVLRLLEPHIAPGTLVVADDVDLPGLARYLDHVRDTANGYHSVTFPVEDGLEISCRL; encoded by the coding sequence ATGCCCACGCACCCGTACACCCTCGCAGAACCCCGTGTCGCAGCAGCGCTGACCCGCATGTTCGAAGCCGCCGGCCGTGACGGCCAGACCGTGGCACGCATGGCGGACGTCCAGCCGTACGACCCGGACGCGCTGACCGCACAGGAGCAGGCCGACGCGGCACAGGACGTCTACATGCCGATCTCCGCCGACGGCGGCAAGCTCCTGTACAACCTCGTCCGCGCCACCGGGCCCGCCACCGTCGTCGAGTTCGGCACCTCATACGGCATCTCCACCCTGCATCTCGCCTCGGCCGTGCGCGACAACGGCACGGGCCGGGTCATCACCACGGAGATGAATCGCACCAAGGCGGCCGCCGCCCGCGCGACCTTCGCCGACACCGGCCTCGACGACGTGATCACCGTGCTGGAGGGGGACGCCCTGCGGACACTCGCCGCACTGGGCCGGCCGGTCGACTTCCTGTTCCTGGACGGGTGGAAGGACCTCTGCCTGCCCGTCCTGCGGCTGCTGGAACCCCACATCGCCCCCGGCACCCTCGTCGTCGCCGACGACGTCGACCTCCCCGGCCTGGCCCGGTACCTCGACCACGTACGCGACACCGCCAACGGCTACCACAGCGTCACCTTCCCCGTGGAGGACGGCCTCGAGATCAGCTGCCGTCTCTGA
- a CDS encoding TetR/AcrR family transcriptional regulator: protein MRADARKNRDHLLAVAGTAVTEQGVDVSLRDIARRADVGLATLLRHFPTREALLDALLRTGFDELAAQAAALESLGSPRDALAEWLRDFVAWTTEYRGVTTLMAAAIEDTESALHASCVTLRAAGARLLARAQAEGAARRDIDGADLFALVAMLAWLGDQPALASRADRLFGVVAGAILTGTGHGNTEGADPR from the coding sequence ATGCGCGCCGACGCCAGGAAGAACCGCGACCACCTGCTCGCAGTGGCGGGCACCGCCGTCACCGAGCAGGGCGTCGACGTGTCGCTGCGCGACATCGCGCGCCGCGCCGACGTCGGGCTCGCGACGCTGCTGCGCCACTTCCCGACGCGCGAGGCGCTGCTCGACGCCCTGCTCCGTACCGGCTTCGACGAGCTGGCGGCACAGGCTGCCGCACTCGAATCCCTCGGATCGCCCCGGGATGCCCTCGCCGAGTGGCTGCGCGACTTCGTCGCGTGGACCACCGAGTACCGGGGTGTGACGACGCTGATGGCGGCCGCCATCGAGGACACCGAGTCCGCACTCCACGCCTCGTGCGTCACCCTGCGTGCGGCCGGTGCCCGCCTCCTCGCCCGCGCCCAGGCCGAGGGGGCGGCGCGGAGGGACATCGACGGCGCCGATCTGTTCGCGCTGGTGGCCATGCTCGCCTGGCTCGGGGATCAGCCCGCGCTCGCCTCCCGCGCCGACCGCCTCTTCGGGGTCGTCGCCGGTGCGATTCTGACGGGCACGGGGCATGGCAACACGGAGGGAGCGGATCCGCGATGA
- a CDS encoding TetR/AcrR family transcriptional regulator, which translates to MVDGSGRGRPRSESARTAVLHAVDDLLVDVGYAALTMKGIAERAGVGRQTVYRWWSNKAEVLYEASALDAQKELSVARSDDPRKDVESYLDALVTFLSRSHAGAAYRALMGEAQHDADVAALLSSRDVLGESAAEVVEAVRRSSGTALSLEQATALLIGPPFFHILSGRDADTIDTAQLAEEFVRTLNHRRA; encoded by the coding sequence ATGGTGGATGGAAGCGGCCGCGGACGGCCTCGCAGTGAAAGCGCACGCACCGCCGTGCTGCACGCCGTCGACGACCTCCTGGTCGACGTCGGGTACGCCGCCCTGACCATGAAGGGCATCGCCGAGCGGGCGGGCGTGGGCCGTCAGACCGTGTACCGCTGGTGGTCGAACAAGGCGGAGGTCCTGTACGAGGCCAGCGCCCTCGACGCCCAGAAGGAACTTTCGGTCGCCCGCAGCGACGACCCCCGCAAGGACGTCGAGTCCTACCTCGACGCCCTCGTCACGTTTCTCTCCCGCTCCCACGCGGGCGCGGCCTACCGGGCGCTGATGGGCGAAGCCCAGCACGACGCGGATGTCGCCGCGCTGCTCTCGTCGCGCGATGTCCTCGGGGAGAGCGCCGCGGAAGTCGTGGAGGCGGTGCGGCGGTCCAGCGGCACCGCTCTCTCGCTGGAACAGGCGACGGCGCTGCTGATCGGCCCGCCGTTCTTCCACATCCTGTCCGGGCGCGACGCGGACACCATCGACACCGCGCAGCTCGCGGAGGAGTTCGTGCGTACGTTGAACCACCGGAGGGCCTGA
- a CDS encoding pyridoxamine 5'-phosphate oxidase family protein, giving the protein MREPADRTSDPHRLTTVDEIEATVGRPAPIVLRKQIATLDEGCRSVLAHSPVAALGYRDADGTGRTTFIGGAPGFTRVHSPGRFSFGLPGGGTPHGAVSLFFLLPGVGETLRVNGSVASRKGARVTVDVKEAYVHCAQSVLRSGLWRPCDPPEPATGSGTGEGPLHRPGVAEFLAAAPFLALSTWDSDGGSDTSPRGDHLTVARVADGRTLVIPDRKGNRRADTLHNLLQDDRLSLAALVPGRGEVLHIGGRASITDDPALLETMALRGRPPHLALLIDVEDAEVAANDAVSRSGMWTPRAEPGRDAGPDMIAVAGRHLAPEQADGRGGAPARLLQAIAAVPGLNRLIRRVMNRAYRTGLRKEGYDHIPRR; this is encoded by the coding sequence GTGAGGGAACCGGCGGACCGGACGAGCGACCCGCACCGCCTGACGACGGTCGACGAGATCGAGGCGACGGTCGGACGGCCGGCGCCGATCGTCCTGCGCAAGCAGATCGCCACCCTGGACGAAGGCTGCCGGTCGGTCCTGGCCCACAGCCCCGTCGCGGCCCTCGGCTACCGGGACGCCGACGGCACCGGCAGGACGACCTTCATCGGCGGCGCACCGGGCTTCACCCGGGTCCACTCGCCCGGGCGGTTCTCGTTCGGCCTGCCTGGGGGCGGCACCCCGCACGGCGCGGTCTCCCTCTTCTTCCTCCTCCCGGGCGTCGGGGAGACCCTCCGGGTCAACGGCTCGGTGGCCTCCCGCAAGGGCGCCCGGGTGACCGTCGACGTCAAGGAGGCCTACGTGCACTGCGCCCAGTCCGTGCTGCGTTCGGGACTGTGGCGGCCCTGCGACCCGCCTGAGCCCGCTACGGGCAGCGGCACGGGCGAGGGGCCGCTGCACCGGCCCGGCGTCGCGGAGTTCCTGGCCGCCGCCCCCTTCCTGGCCCTGTCCACCTGGGACTCCGACGGCGGGAGCGACACCAGCCCCCGCGGGGACCACCTCACGGTGGCGCGGGTCGCCGACGGCCGTACGCTCGTCATCCCCGACCGCAAGGGGAACAGGCGCGCCGACACCCTCCACAACCTGCTCCAGGACGACCGGCTCTCGCTGGCCGCCCTGGTCCCCGGCCGCGGCGAGGTGCTGCACATCGGCGGACGCGCGTCGATCACCGACGACCCCGCACTGCTGGAGACGATGGCGCTGCGCGGGCGGCCACCGCACCTCGCGCTCCTCATCGACGTCGAGGACGCCGAGGTGGCGGCCAACGACGCGGTCTCCCGCTCCGGGATGTGGACGCCCCGGGCAGAGCCCGGCCGGGACGCGGGGCCGGACATGATCGCCGTTGCAGGACGGCACCTGGCCCCCGAACAGGCCGACGGCCGAGGCGGCGCACCCGCCCGGCTGCTCCAGGCGATCGCGGCCGTCCCCGGCCTGAACCGGCTGATACGACGCGTGATGAACCGCGCCTACCGCACGGGACTGCGCAAGGAGGGCTACGACCACATCCCGCGCAGATGA
- a CDS encoding SDR family oxidoreductase → MRAFVTGATGWIGSAVVDELLTSGHEVTGLARSDRSEQALTAKGAGVLRGDLDDLDSLRRGAARADAVIHLANKHDWGNPAESDRSERAAVQILGDALAGTGRPFVVAAPLSGLVEGRPATEDDVSPAVGPDSNRGGSENLALDHVAQGVRTVITRFAPSVHGRGDWGFVDFLTAVARKQGVSGYIADGSASWAAVHRDDAARLVRLGMEQAPAGSRLHVVAEESVTTRAIAEAIGDALGLPVVSIDPQDAGAHFGFVGRFFASTMTASSDLTRELLAWEPTGPGLLADIAAGAYTA, encoded by the coding sequence ATGCGTGCATTTGTCACCGGAGCCACCGGCTGGATCGGATCCGCCGTCGTCGATGAACTCCTCACCTCCGGCCACGAGGTCACCGGCCTGGCCCGGTCCGACCGGTCCGAGCAGGCTCTCACCGCCAAGGGCGCAGGCGTCCTCCGGGGCGACCTGGACGACCTCGACTCGCTCCGCCGAGGCGCCGCCCGGGCGGACGCGGTCATCCACCTGGCCAACAAGCACGACTGGGGCAACCCCGCCGAGTCCGACCGCTCCGAACGCGCCGCGGTCCAGATCCTCGGCGACGCCCTGGCCGGCACCGGCCGCCCGTTCGTCGTCGCCGCACCGCTCTCCGGCCTCGTCGAGGGCCGGCCCGCCACCGAGGACGACGTGTCACCGGCCGTCGGCCCCGACTCCAACCGGGGCGGCAGCGAGAATCTCGCCCTGGACCATGTGGCCCAAGGCGTGCGGACCGTGATCACCAGGTTCGCGCCGAGCGTGCACGGCCGGGGCGACTGGGGGTTCGTCGACTTCCTCACCGCCGTCGCCCGCAAGCAGGGAGTCTCCGGCTACATCGCAGACGGCTCCGCCTCCTGGGCGGCGGTGCACCGCGACGACGCGGCCCGCCTCGTCCGCCTCGGCATGGAGCAGGCACCCGCGGGGTCCCGCCTGCACGTCGTCGCCGAGGAGAGCGTCACCACCAGGGCGATCGCGGAAGCGATCGGAGACGCCCTCGGCCTGCCGGTCGTCTCCATCGACCCGCAGGACGCCGGAGCCCATTTCGGCTTCGTCGGCCGCTTCTTCGCCTCGACCATGACCGCGTCCAGCGACCTGACGAGGGAACTCCTCGCCTGGGAGCCCACCGGCCCGGGCCTGCTCGCGGACATCGCCGCAGGCGCGTACACCGCCTGA
- a CDS encoding NADP-dependent oxidoreductase — MKKVSFAEFGGPDVLRLIDTEKPRTGPGRIRIAVRAAGVNPVDWRVREGQVLGAHPTRLPSGVGLDAAGVVDEIGEGVEGVEIGDRVFGEGSSTYAEFAVLSAWARMPEGLTFEEAAGYPSVVETALRVIREVGVRPGQTLLVSGASGGVGSAVLQIARDRGIAVIGTAGAANQDYLRSLGAAATTYGEGWVDRVRRLGPVDAALDLAGSGVVPELVGLTGDPRKVISIADLAAPEHGVRFSGVAGSVPDALAEAADLIARGRLHIPVEKSYTLAEAAAAHADSQAGHARGRRVMVL; from the coding sequence ATGAAGAAAGTGAGCTTCGCCGAGTTCGGCGGCCCTGACGTCCTGCGCCTCATAGACACCGAGAAGCCCCGGACCGGCCCGGGCCGGATACGTATCGCCGTACGGGCGGCGGGGGTGAACCCCGTCGACTGGAGGGTCCGTGAAGGCCAGGTCCTCGGGGCCCATCCGACCCGGTTGCCCTCGGGGGTCGGGCTCGACGCCGCAGGGGTGGTGGACGAGATCGGCGAGGGCGTGGAAGGGGTCGAGATCGGGGACCGTGTGTTCGGCGAGGGCTCCAGTACGTACGCCGAGTTCGCCGTGCTCTCCGCCTGGGCTCGCATGCCCGAAGGGCTGACGTTCGAAGAGGCCGCCGGATACCCCTCGGTGGTGGAGACCGCGCTGCGCGTCATCCGCGAGGTCGGTGTGCGGCCCGGGCAGACGCTGCTGGTCAGCGGCGCATCCGGGGGAGTCGGATCGGCGGTGCTGCAGATCGCCCGTGACCGGGGCATCGCGGTCATCGGTACGGCCGGTGCCGCGAACCAGGACTACCTGCGGAGCCTGGGTGCCGCCGCCACGACGTACGGGGAGGGCTGGGTCGACCGCGTACGACGGCTCGGCCCTGTCGACGCGGCCCTCGACCTGGCCGGTTCGGGGGTCGTCCCCGAACTCGTCGGACTGACCGGAGATCCCCGGAAGGTGATCTCCATCGCCGACCTGGCCGCGCCGGAGCACGGCGTCCGGTTCTCCGGCGTGGCCGGAAGTGTGCCGGACGCGCTCGCCGAGGCCGCCGACCTCATCGCGCGGGGCCGGCTCCACATCCCGGTCGAGAAGTCGTACACGCTGGCCGAGGCCGCGGCGGCGCACGCCGACAGCCAGGCGGGCCACGCGCGAGGCCGCCGCGTCATGGTCCTCTGA
- a CDS encoding MarR family transcriptional regulator, with product MEEAMRDGVGAQRERLMESLRIYGGHYAELSRRFAAWLGLHSTDAAAVLEIAAAEERGAPLSPARLSERVSLSTGATTALLNRLEAAGHITRTREHSDRRVITLRSGGHIQERADEFFGPLAVRLDAAMSHYPPQLLEQIESFMTHLNSTMDTHLAERDPAAPHSPAGPGDRTP from the coding sequence ATGGAGGAAGCGATGCGCGACGGCGTCGGGGCGCAGCGTGAGCGGCTGATGGAGTCGCTGCGGATCTACGGCGGCCACTACGCCGAGCTCAGCCGGCGTTTCGCCGCCTGGCTGGGTCTGCACTCCACCGACGCGGCCGCCGTACTGGAGATCGCCGCCGCCGAGGAGCGGGGGGCCCCGCTGTCACCGGCGCGGCTGAGCGAGCGGGTCTCCCTCTCCACCGGCGCGACCACCGCGCTCCTGAACCGCCTCGAAGCGGCGGGGCACATCACGCGCACCCGCGAGCACTCCGACCGGCGCGTCATCACCCTGCGCAGCGGCGGGCACATCCAGGAGCGGGCGGACGAGTTCTTCGGCCCGCTCGCCGTCCGGCTCGACGCCGCGATGTCGCACTACCCGCCGCAGCTGCTGGAGCAGATCGAGTCGTTCATGACCCATCTCAACTCCACGATGGACACCCATCTCGCGGAGCGGGACCCTGCGGCGCCGCACTCCCCCGCCGGCCCCGGCGACCGGACCCCCTAG
- a CDS encoding TetR/AcrR family transcriptional regulator, with the protein MPSADRRLQPRRKPRQVRAELTRERILTAAAHVFAEYGYAAGTTNRIAERARISIGSLYQYFPNKDAILAELVVRHIDRGAWQDTDRLDLSPGTLRTVVRALVRDAIDHHRDDPQLLRIMIEKAAFSKDVVDTIDRHGRQRVAQVHDVLARHPDVRVRDLGLAAELIVTTVEMNTHKLMADPRTTSVERFEDELVDLVTRYLLGDQQP; encoded by the coding sequence ATGCCGTCGGCCGATCGTCGTCTTCAGCCACGTCGCAAGCCCCGCCAAGTACGCGCCGAGCTCACCCGTGAGCGCATCCTGACCGCCGCTGCTCACGTTTTCGCGGAGTACGGCTACGCCGCCGGCACCACCAATCGCATCGCGGAGCGCGCCCGCATCTCCATCGGCTCGCTCTACCAGTACTTCCCGAACAAGGACGCCATCCTGGCCGAGCTGGTGGTGCGGCACATCGACCGCGGCGCCTGGCAGGACACCGACCGGCTCGACCTCTCCCCCGGCACGCTGAGGACGGTCGTGCGTGCCCTGGTGCGCGATGCGATCGACCACCACCGCGACGACCCGCAACTGCTGCGGATCATGATCGAGAAGGCGGCGTTCTCGAAGGACGTGGTCGACACGATCGACCGGCACGGCCGGCAGCGCGTCGCCCAGGTGCACGACGTCCTCGCCCGGCATCCCGACGTACGTGTGCGCGACCTCGGCCTCGCCGCCGAACTGATCGTGACCACCGTGGAGATGAACACGCACAAGCTCATGGCCGATCCGCGCACCACCTCCGTCGAGCGGTTCGAGGACGAGCTGGTGGACCTGGTGACCCGCTACCTGCTCGGCGATCAGCAGCCGTAG
- a CDS encoding class I SAM-dependent methyltransferase produces the protein MVGTTHRATDVEGVEGGVGVTALMVAAARAIETHRPDSLARDVYAEHFVRAAPASARWPVHPQQVPDGDANPLWGRFARYFGLRTRVLDDFLLRSVHTGELRQVVLFGAGLDSRAFRLDWPSGCVLFEIDREGVLEFKRNVLDGLSAKPKAARVPVPVDLRADWVGALAGAGLDATAPSVWLAEGLLFYLPAAAETHLIDTVDRLSPAGSALAFEVKLEKDLLEYRDSALYTSTADQIGIDLLHLFDREPRPDSVGDLEGRGWSASVHTPFDFTRHHGRGPLPEPNDALAGNRWVFADKPRA, from the coding sequence GTGGTCGGAACAACGCATCGCGCCACCGACGTGGAAGGCGTCGAAGGAGGAGTGGGCGTGACCGCCCTGATGGTCGCCGCAGCACGGGCGATCGAGACCCACCGCCCCGACTCCCTGGCACGGGACGTCTACGCGGAGCACTTCGTGCGCGCCGCACCGGCCTCCGCACGCTGGCCGGTCCACCCGCAACAGGTCCCGGACGGCGACGCGAACCCGCTGTGGGGCCGGTTCGCGCGCTACTTCGGTCTGCGGACGCGCGTCCTCGACGACTTCCTGCTCAGATCCGTGCACACGGGGGAGCTGCGCCAAGTGGTGCTGTTCGGGGCGGGGCTGGACTCCCGCGCCTTCCGGCTCGACTGGCCCTCCGGCTGCGTGCTCTTCGAGATCGACAGGGAAGGCGTGCTGGAGTTCAAGCGGAACGTGCTCGACGGGCTGTCGGCGAAGCCGAAGGCGGCGCGCGTGCCCGTCCCGGTCGACCTGCGCGCCGACTGGGTCGGAGCACTCGCCGGCGCGGGCCTCGACGCGACCGCGCCGAGCGTCTGGCTCGCCGAGGGGCTGCTGTTCTATCTGCCGGCCGCCGCCGAGACACACCTCATCGACACCGTGGACCGGCTGAGCCCGGCGGGGAGCGCCCTGGCGTTCGAGGTCAAGCTCGAGAAGGACCTGCTGGAATACCGCGACAGCGCGCTCTACACCTCGACGGCCGACCAGATCGGCATCGACCTGCTCCACCTGTTCGACAGGGAGCCGCGGCCCGACTCCGTCGGTGATCTGGAGGGCAGGGGCTGGTCCGCGTCGGTGCACACCCCCTTCGACTTCACCCGGCATCACGGACGCGGCCCGCTGCCCGAGCCGAACGACGCGCTGGCCGGCAACCGATGGGTGTTCGCGGACAAGCCCCGCGCGTAA
- a CDS encoding NADP-dependent oxidoreductase, with product MPTETMRAVRLHEHGGPEVLRTDKVPVPVPGPGEVLVRVHAVGINPPDWYLRDGMSNLPPETRPAFRLPVIPGTDMSGVVVAVAPDVNGFSVGDEVFGLLRFPSFEGSAYAEYVAARASDLALKPAGIDHVHAAGAPMAGLTAWQFLIELGHDHPSPFQAAKHRPVPLGPGVTVLVNGAGGGVGHLALQLAKWKGARVIAVASGAHEEFLNQLGADEFIDYTKGRPEDLVHDVDLVLDTVGGPGSRRLLHTLKRGGSQFPVFFAEFDDEEIAKLGVTVTATQVRSSGAQLAELGRLLDTGTVRVAIDSTFALADARAAHERAAQGHIQGKIVLTVA from the coding sequence ATGCCGACGGAAACAATGCGGGCGGTCCGGCTCCATGAGCACGGTGGCCCTGAAGTCCTGCGTACCGACAAGGTTCCGGTTCCTGTACCCGGGCCGGGCGAGGTGCTCGTCCGTGTGCACGCGGTCGGCATCAACCCGCCCGACTGGTATCTGCGCGACGGGATGTCCAACCTGCCTCCGGAGACGAGGCCGGCCTTCCGCCTGCCGGTGATCCCCGGGACGGACATGTCGGGCGTGGTCGTGGCCGTCGCCCCGGATGTGAACGGCTTCTCCGTCGGCGACGAAGTCTTCGGCCTCCTCCGCTTCCCCAGCTTCGAGGGCAGCGCCTATGCCGAGTACGTGGCCGCGCGCGCGTCGGACCTCGCGCTCAAACCGGCCGGCATCGATCATGTGCACGCCGCCGGGGCGCCCATGGCCGGCCTGACGGCCTGGCAGTTCCTGATCGAGCTCGGGCACGACCACCCGTCGCCCTTCCAGGCGGCGAAGCACCGTCCGGTGCCGCTCGGCCCCGGCGTGACCGTGCTCGTCAACGGTGCCGGGGGCGGTGTGGGGCACCTCGCGCTGCAACTGGCGAAATGGAAGGGCGCACGGGTGATCGCGGTGGCGTCGGGCGCACACGAGGAGTTCCTGAACCAGCTGGGCGCCGACGAGTTCATCGACTACACCAAGGGGCGTCCCGAGGACCTCGTACACGACGTGGACCTCGTTCTCGACACCGTCGGCGGCCCGGGCAGCAGGCGCCTGCTGCACACCCTCAAGCGCGGCGGCTCCCAATTCCCCGTGTTCTTCGCCGAATTCGACGACGAGGAGATCGCGAAGCTGGGCGTCACCGTCACGGCCACCCAGGTCCGTTCGAGCGGTGCGCAGCTCGCCGAACTGGGCCGGCTGCTGGACACGGGCACGGTCCGGGTGGCGATCGACAGTACGTTTGCGCTCGCCGATGCCCGCGCGGCGCACGAACGGGCCGCCCAGGGGCACATCCAGGGCAAGATCGTCCTCACGGTGGCTTAG
- a CDS encoding helix-turn-helix domain-containing protein — protein sequence MTVPTGRRERKKAATRQKIADTALRLFLERGYDAVGIRDVATEADVAVTTLFSHFPSKEALVFEQDDDFGRRLTGAVTDRSPDAPLVPALRREILALVRHCTADSSAEIWAMIDTSPALRKYEESMRLRHAESLAAAIAADPGLPLTATAGRAIARFAIDAYSLAREAANPEAAVDEIFRMIEAAWEVAQPARRG from the coding sequence ATGACCGTGCCGACCGGACGCCGCGAGCGCAAGAAGGCCGCGACCCGCCAGAAGATCGCCGACACCGCCCTGCGGCTGTTCCTGGAACGCGGGTACGACGCGGTGGGCATCCGCGACGTGGCCACCGAAGCCGATGTCGCCGTCACCACGCTCTTCTCCCACTTCCCCTCGAAGGAAGCGCTGGTCTTCGAACAGGACGACGACTTCGGGCGCCGTCTCACGGGCGCGGTCACCGACCGGTCCCCCGACGCGCCGCTCGTCCCCGCTCTGCGCCGCGAGATCCTGGCGCTGGTGCGTCATTGCACGGCCGACAGCTCCGCCGAGATCTGGGCGATGATCGACACCTCGCCCGCCCTGCGGAAGTACGAGGAGTCGATGCGGCTGCGCCACGCGGAGAGCCTGGCGGCGGCCATCGCCGCCGACCCCGGACTGCCCCTGACCGCCACGGCGGGCCGGGCGATCGCGAGGTTCGCGATCGACGCCTACTCACTGGCCCGGGAGGCGGCCAATCCGGAAGCCGCGGTGGACGAGATCTTCCGGATGATCGAGGCGGCCTGGGAGGTCGCCCAACCTGCCCGACGCGGGTGA